The sequence below is a genomic window from Providencia rettgeri.
TGTACGCAATATCATGGAAGGTCGAGAAATAAGCGGGGCTGTATCAACTCACCATAACGCACCAAGAAAAGCAACTGGGTCACTTTAAACAATCAAGAGGTAACATATGAAAGTATCAATCGAAGTAAACGGAAAAACAATTTGGTATCGCGACGAAGAAAAGCTAGAAGGCATGGCATCAACAGGTTACATAAAGGACGGGACACAGGAAAAGATTATCGCCGCCCTTGAGAACGCCTTATTTCAAGCTAAAGGCGAATTATCATGCTGGAATGACTGAAATAGAATGTTTTATGGTGGCTGACCCACCACCCAAGTCTATCGTCACATTCCAATAACCAGAGTGAGGGGCTTGCAACCTAGCTGGCAAGTGGGTAAAGAAACCACCGCCACCATGATGCTGATACCCCCTGCCATTTCGATAACTATTGAAATTTGAATCAGTTGTTAATCGAATATTGCACTGATGGCTGCAGTCAACAACAACTATATCTCCTGCATTTAAGTGCATCCTTTTATGTAAAAACTGCATAAGTGAATCCTATTATGAGAATTATCAGCCATATTCTCAGTCTATTTCTCTGGGCTGAATGTTAAACATAACCTAAATTAATCTATTGTGAACGCTGATGATTGATTAGTTATTAAAATGATGACTTATCTCACAAGCTTTAACTGGTGAAATATGGACGAAATTATTGATTACCCTCGCGGTATGCCATTGCCGATTAGGGCAGATAAAAATATGACCATCGACACGGGATTTAGGACTGACCAGCCACAGGTTGGCGCTCCTATTTTCCAATCTTTGACAGATGATTTGAAAACCGTTTGGAGTGTGCGATGGGTATTGCGGCGAGAGCAGGAAAGGCGATTTGCTCAATGGCTGCGAAGCCCTAACTATCTTGATAACGGTAAGCGTTGGTTTCGGATGGAGATTGATTTGGGCGGTAGTGGACTGCAAGAGCAAATAGTTCACTTCGTTCAAATGCCAGTGCAGACGTCGATAGTTGCTGGTGTGGTGACATGGACGGGAAGCATTATTTGCCGAAAACTGAACAATACAGATGATGAGTTCGGAGACCTGATA
It includes:
- a CDS encoding Rrf2 family transcriptional regulator, translated to MKVSIEVNGKTIWYRDEEKLEGMASTGYIKDGTQEKIIAALENALFQAKGELSCWND
- a CDS encoding DUF1883 domain-containing protein, whose protein sequence is MQFLHKRMHLNAGDIVVVDCSHQCNIRLTTDSNFNSYRNGRGYQHHGGGGFFTHLPARLQAPHSGYWNVTIDLGGGSATIKHSISVIPA